TGAACAAATGTACAAAATGAGCCGCAGATTTGTAGGCCACGTTCCGGGCGGGCTTGCCTTCGCGACGGTTGTAGGTGCGACGCTGTTTAAGGCTATCTCCGGCTCAACGCTGGCAACCGCCGCAACCTTTTCGGGTATAGCTGTGCCCGAAATGGACAAGTACCGGTACGGCAGACTGCTGTCGACAGGTGTTGTGGCAAGCGTGGGGACTTTGGGAACCCTGCTCCCCCCGAGCAATGCACTTATCATAATGGGGATGATCACGGAACAGTCCATAGGCAAGCTGTTTCTTGCAGGAATGATACCAGGCCTTATGTGTGCGGCACTGTTTCTTGGGACCATCTATGTTTGGTGTAAGATGGACCCGTCTCTTGGCCCGAAAGGGCCTGTCTATCCCTGGAAAGAAAGATTGCGTTCGGTGCCTCAGGTAGTCTGGCCTCTCCTGATCTTCCTTCTGGTGATCGGCGGCCTTCTGGCCGGATTTTTCACCCCTACCGAAGCGGGAAGCGTGGGTACCATCGGAGTTTGCATTCTCACCGTTCTCAGAAAGGATATTACGTTCAAAGCGTTCATGAAATCGTTAAGGGAGTCGGTGCTCATGGGCTGTGTAATTCTCATGCTCATAGCAAGTTCCAACGTCCTCGGACACTTTATTACCATGGCCAAGATACCTTACATAGTTGCAGAGTGGACTGCCGCCCTACCCTTAAATCGCTATGTTATCGTTTGCTTGATCTGCATCATCTATCTGATAGGAGGGTCTTTTATCGATGATGCGGCGTTCATGATTTTGGCAACGCCGATATTCTTCCCCGCGGCGATTAAACTTGGTTTTGATCCGATCTGGTTCGTCATCGTGTTATCGGTGACTTGTATGATAGGCATTATCATACCTCCTATTGCGATGTCCGTTTTTATTGTCAAGAGTATCACTAAAGAATCAATATGGGTGGTCTATAAGGGGGTAACCCCGTTTATTA
The nucleotide sequence above comes from Syntrophorhabdaceae bacterium. Encoded proteins:
- a CDS encoding TRAP transporter large permease, with product MSEATLIGIIGLIALLVLFSTGIELAFAMSVIGMLGIVCLRSVGAAITVLGKDYFDVFSSYSFTVIPLFVLMGQIALNSGMAEQMYKMSRRFVGHVPGGLAFATVVGATLFKAISGSTLATAATFSGIAVPEMDKYRYGRLLSTGVVASVGTLGTLLPPSNALIIMGMITEQSIGKLFLAGMIPGLMCAALFLGTIYVWCKMDPSLGPKGPVYPWKERLRSVPQVVWPLLIFLLVIGGLLAGFFTPTEAGSVGTIGVCILTVLRKDITFKAFMKSLRESVLMGCVILMLIASSNVLGHFITMAKIPYIVAEWTAALPLNRYVIVCLICIIYLIGGSFIDDAAFMILATPIFFPAAIKLGFDPIWFVIVLSVTCMIGIIIPPIAMSVFIVKSITKESIWVVYKGVTPFIISLVVMIGLLFVFPGIATWLPNALMK